From Oreochromis niloticus isolate F11D_XX linkage group LG14, O_niloticus_UMD_NMBU, whole genome shotgun sequence, one genomic window encodes:
- the tmem91 gene encoding synapse differentiation-inducing gene protein 1, translated as MMENLDELEHPLLGESANNNWGPGPGLGPGTGQAPGGLFKGILVKCEEDRAYPPLAWRGYCGHPPELQQQQLLDPCSLPRTLESFYPAAPIWGHTDALLNKDYLETTFVDIRPGSTLERKLLAETQDFHSASYSMDDEDDLLPDSDDSSIDDFSDTDSENNFPLMIPQDYLGLAFFSMLCCFWPLGIAAFYLSQKTNKASAQGDFQGANAASRQALWLSVLSIVFGIITYICAIAALISYLSAKPP; from the exons ATGATGGAGAATCTAGATGAGCTGGAGCACCCTCTTCTGGGAGAAAGTGCCAATAACAACTGGGGACCAGGGCCGGGGCTGGGACCTGGAACTGGACAGGCCCCAGGTGGGCTGTTCAAGGGAATCTTGGTTAAGTGTGAGGAGGACAGGGCCTACCCTCCATTAGCATGGAGGGGCTATTGTGGACATCCCCCTGAGCTTCAGCAACAGCAACTACTGGATCCTTGCTCCTTACCACGCACACTGGAGTCCTTTTACCCAGCAGCCCCCATTTGGGGCCATACAGATGCCCTGCTCAACAAAGACTACTTGGAGACCACGTTTGTGGATATTCGGCCAGGCTCAACACTGGAGAGGAAGCTGCTGGCTGAGACGCAAGACTTCCACAGTGCATCCTACAGCATGGACGATGAGGATGACCTGCTCCCTGACTCTGAT GACTCATCCATCGATGATTTTAGTGATACAGACAGTGAGAACAACTTCCCTCTGATGATCCCTCAGGACTACCTGGGTCTGGCCTTTTTCTCCATGCTCTGCTGCTTCTGGCCCCTGGGCATCGCTGCCTTCTATCTTTCACAGAAG ACCAACAAGGCATCGGCTCAGGGGGATTTTCAGGGGGCCAACGCAGCGTCTCGCCAGGCTCTCTGGCTCTCGGTGCTCTCCATCGTGTTTGGAATCATAACGTACATCTGTGCCATCGCTGCGTTGATTTCCTACCTGTCTGCAAAACCACCATAA
- the bckdha gene encoding 2-oxoisovalerate dehydrogenase subunit alpha, mitochondrial: protein MAAVSSMSKMYGLCFHAVRQTAGLKASRLLQRRGFRVTVVQLQQPFDSSLEKPQFPGASAEFVDQLEFIQPNVISGIPVYRVMDRQGNIINPSQDPQLSKETVLNFYQKMTLLNTMDRILYESQRQGRISFYMTNYGEEGTHIGSAAALDPNDLVFGQYREAGVLMYRGFPLDHFMAQCYANADDLGKGRQMPVHYGSKDLNFVTISSPLATQIPQAAGAAYAVKRENINRAVICYFGEGAASEGDAHAGFNFSATLECPLIFFCRNNGYAISTPTNEQYRGDGIAARGPGYGMLSIRVDGNDVFAVYNATKEARRRAVAENQPFLIEAMTYRIGHHSTSDDSSAYRSVDEVNYWDKQDHPISRLRHYMTARGWWSEDDERSWRKQSRKTVMEAFERAERRLKPNPELLFTDVYQEMTPSLNKQRESLWRHVQQYKEHYPLDLYEK from the exons ATGGCGGCTGTGAGCAGCATGAGCAAAATGTATGGGCTCTGTTTCCACGCTGTCCGCCAGACAGCAGGACTGAAGGCATCTCGACTGCTGCAGCGCAGAGGCTTCAGGGTCACT GTTGTTCAGCTGCAGCAGCCCTTTGACTCATCGCTGGAAAAGCCCCAGTTTCCAGGAGCCTCAGCCGAGTTTGTGGATCAGCTCGAGTTCATCCAGCCCAATGTCATTTCTGGGATCCCAGTGTACCGGGTGATGGACAGGCAGGGAAATATCATCAACCCCTCTCAAGACCCTCAG CTCTCCAAAGAGACAGTTTTGAACTTTTATCAGAAGATGACCCTGCTGAACACAATGGACCGCATTCTTTATGAGTCTCAAAGACAG GGTCGCATCTCCTTCTACATGACTAACTATGGTGAGGAGGGGACACACATCGGCAGTGCTGCTGCTCTGGATCCAAACGATCTGGTTTTTGGGCAATACAGAGAAGCTG GAGTGCTGATGTACCGAGGCTTTCCTCTGGATCACTTCATGGCTCAGTGTTACGCCAATGCTGATGACCTCGGAAAGGGCCGGCAGATGCCCGTCCACTATGGCTCCAAAGATCTGAACTTTGTCACCATCTCATCTCCTCTGGCCACACAGATTCCTCAGG CGGCTGGAGCTGCGTATGCAGTCAAGAGAGAGAACATAAACCGTGCTGTCATTTGCTATTTTGGAGAAGGGGCAGCTAGCGAAGGGGATGCACACGCCGGCTTCAACTTCTCTGCCACCCTTGAGTGCCCGCTGATATTTTTTTGCCGCAACAATGGCTACGCCATCTCTACCCCTACAAACGAACAGTACAGAGGTGATGGCATCG CTGCTCGTGGTCCTGGTTACGGTATGCTGTCCATCCGTGTTGATGGTAATGATGTCTTTGCCGTGTACAACGCTACAAAGGAAGCGAGGCGCAGGGCTGTGGCTGAGAACCAGCCATTCCTCATTGAGGCAATGACCTACAG AATTGGCCACCACAGCACCAGTGATGACAGCTCGGCGTACCGTTCGGTGGACGAAGTGAACTATTGGGACAAACAGGACCATCCCATTTCCAGGCTGAGACATTACATGACAGCCCGCGGATGGTGGAGTGAAGATGACGAGAGGAGCTGGCGAAAACAATCACGCAAGACGGTGATGGAGGCGTTTGAGAGGGCCGAAAGGCGCCTCAAACCCAATCCGGAACTGCTGTTCACCGACGTGTACCAGGAGATGACACCCAGCCTGAACAAGCAGAGAGAGTCCCTGTGGAGACATGTGCAGCAGTACAAAGAGCACTACCCACTAGACCTGTATGAAAAATAA
- the exosc5 gene encoding exosome complex component RRP46 produces MTPSACDKSAFSTMEVCGSLTVSLREFGCEQSLLSRPDGSASFVQGDTSVMAGVYGPAEVKVSKEIYDRATLEVLVQPKVGLPSVRERSQEQCVRETCEASLLLTLHPRSSLTLILQVLHDDGSLLSCCLNAACMALMDAGLPMSCLFCGVTCAISTDGQIITDPTAAQEKESRALMTFAIDSAKHSVLMSSTKGSFSVHELQQCIAVSQKASEKIFQFYRDSVKRRYSKSL; encoded by the exons ATGACGCCATCCGCCTGCGACAAATCTGCTTTCTCCACGATGGAGGTCTGCGGCTCCCTGACTGTTTCTTTGAGAGAGTTTGGTTGTGAACAGAGCTTGCTGTCTCGACCTGATGGCTCTGCTTCCTTCGTCCAAG GAGACACGAGTGTGATGGCTGGAGTGTACGGACCAGCTGAGGTCAAAGTCAGCAAGGAGATCTATGACCGGGCGACCCTGGAGGTGTTGGTACAGCCCAAAGTGGGGTTGCCaa gtGTAAGGGAACGATCACAAGAGCAGTGTGTGCGAGAAACCTGTGAGGCTTCTCTGCTCCTGACGCTCCATCCACGCTCCTCGCTCACTCTCATTCTTCAGGTCCTGCATGATGATGGTTCA CTGCTGTCTTGCTGTTTGAATGCTGCATGTATGGCTCTTATGGATGCAGGATTGCCCATGAGTTGCCTCTTCTGTGGAGTGACTTGTGCCATCAGCACAGATGGGCAAATCATCACAGATCCCACTGCAGCTCAGGAAAAG GAAAGTCGAGCTTTGATGACTTTTGCGATCGACAGCGCAAAACACAGCGTTTTGATGTCGTCGACCAAAGGATCGTTTTCAGTGCACGAG CTGCAGCAGTGCATAGCAGTCAGTCAGAAAGCATCAGAGAAGATCTTCCAGTTCTACAGAGACTCTGTCAAGCGGCGATACTCCAAAAGCCTATGA
- the b3gnt2l gene encoding N-acetyllactosaminide beta-1,3-N-acetylglucosaminyltransferase 2: MAQVTALLIYLKSMTRVQTFIAMVLFASLFLIFFLMTVPVDTIHSLRSVRTQFSKQKDITRKDHLHNVSVSAGFRQAIPESRAYWNRLLYSSLVNLDKGGNPFNRRSNWSNCRMTNQEFLQINMHDFNSYPARFRDFLEGMNCRTAPILIDQPNKCAFGKRETESHTLLLFAIKSSPRNFERRQAVRETWGQEMVYPNGLKVRMVFLLGSSPPQDPDLSPLLSFEAKHYGDILQWDFHETFLNLTLKMNMLLDWTLKNCPHVSFVFSGDDDVFVNTPALVRYIESLEASKVSSLYAGHVISVGSPLRDSKSKYYIPMSFYDGPYPPYAGGGGYLMSGALLESLYSVLHVIPFFPIDDAYIGMCFMALGISPEAHSGFQTFDIRAEDREDLCAYKNLILVHQRSPQEIKNLWKGINSSLLAC, encoded by the coding sequence ATGGCACAAGTCACAGCTTTGCTTATTTACCTCAAGTCAATGACGCGTGTTCAGACATTCATTGCTATGGTTCTTTTTGCCTCTTTATTTCTGATCTTCTTCCTCATGACTGTCCCGGTGGATACCATCCACAGTTTACGGAGTGTAAGAACACAATTTTCCAAACAGAAGGACATTACCAGGAAAGATCATTTACACAATGTATCAGTTTCAGCTGGCTTCAGACAGGCCATCCCTGAAAGTAGAGCTTACTGGAACCGTTTACTGTACTCATCCCTGGTGAATCTGGATAAGGGAGGAAACCCCTTCAATCGACGCTCTAACTGGTCTAACTGCAGGATGACAAATCAAGAGTTTCTGCAAATCAACATGCATGACTTCAACTCCTACCCTGCCCGATTTCGGGATTTTTTGGAGGGGATGAACTGCAGGACTGCCCCAATTCTGATTGATCAGCCCAACAAATGTGCTTTTGGTAAAAGGGAAACAGAGAGCCACACCTTGTTGCTTTTTGCCATAAAGTCATCTCCGAGAAACTTTGAGCGGAGGCAGGCGGTGCGAGAGACGTGGGGTCAAGAGATGGTGTATCCAAATGGACTCAAAGTGCGTATGGTGTTCCTCCTGGGCAGCTCCCCACCGCAAGATCCTGACCTGAGCCCACTGCTGTCATTTGAAGCAAAACACTATGGCGATATCCTGCAGTGGGACTTCCATGAAACATTTCTAAACCTGACGCTCAAAATGAACATGTTGCTCGACTGGACATTGAAAAACTGTCCTCATGTCTCCTTTGTCTTTAGTGGGGATGATGATGTATTTGTCAACACCCCAGCACTGGTCAGGTACATAGAGTCTCTTGAGGCTTCTAAAGTATCTAGTTTGTATGCTGGTCATGTTATAAGTGTTGGAAGTCCCCTCAGGGACTCAAAAAGCAAATACTACATCCCTATGAGCTTCTACGATGGCCCATACCCTCCTTATGCTGGTGGAGGCGGCTATCTTATGTCTGGAGCTTTGCTGGAATCCCTCTATTCAGTTTTACACGTAATTCCTTTCTTCCCCATTGATGATGCTTACATTGGGATGTGTTTCATGGCTTTAGGGATTTCTCCCGAAGCACACTCAGGATTTCAGACATTTGATATCAGAGCAGAAGATCGTGAGGATCTCTGTGCATATAAAAACCTTATTCTGGTTCACCAGCGGTCCCCACAGGAGATAAAAAATTTGTGGAAGGGGATTAACAGCTCCTTGTTGGCTTGTTAA